A window from Drosophila nasuta strain 15112-1781.00 chromosome 3, ASM2355853v1, whole genome shotgun sequence encodes these proteins:
- the LOC132791330 gene encoding calpain small subunit 1-like — MLWIPHILLIAFICTIALAQPVPNDPEEDDAVVKGRSPCIFGLPNIFGKIMGGMGGGKGGGGGGGMGGGGGGGMGGGGGGGGGGGGGGGGGKGKRRRG, encoded by the exons ATGCTTTGGATACCGCATATTTTACTTATCGCATTTATATGCACTATTGCATTGGCACAGCCAG TTCCAAATGATCCAGAGGAGGATGATGCAGTTGTAAAGGGACGAAGTCCTTGTATATTTGGGCTGCCAAACATATTTGGCAAAATCATGGGCGGCATGGGTGGCGGCAAGggtggcggtggtggaggCGGCATGGGTGGAGGTGGTGGAGGCGGCATGggtggcggtggtggaggCGGTGGTggaggtggtggtggtggaggTGGCGGCAAGGGTAAACGCAGAAGAGGTTGA
- the LOC132791329 gene encoding probable cytochrome P450 12d1 distal, mitochondrial, which yields MTIVTASHGARQLFLAGTRSMHATAAAVKLNLADNVVAPPVRPYSEIPRPGKLSFMRSFMPGGEFHDKSFSEFTSMMRKRYGDLFIMPGAFGRKDSLVTFSTKDIEMVFRNEGVWPHREGFDSLVYFREKVRPDVFGEKKGLIATQSEEWSKFRSAVNPVFMQPRGLKMYYKPLSNINNEFIERIKEIRDPKTLEVPANFEEEMGRLIFESLALIAFNREMGIIRKHRDNHDAMTIFKTSREIFKLVFKLDLQPSPWKFISTPTYRKMIRTLSESLDVTQRMLDDTCAELEKRRKAGEPGSNSMLERLMNIDPKIALVMGLDILFAGVDATTVLLSATLLCLSKNQEKQHKLREELLRVMPSKETLLNDETMKDMPYLRAVIKEALRYYPNGFGTFRICPGDVTLSGYNIPKGTQIMLASNALMKDEKYYTSPNDFLPERWLRDPETNKKAQVSPFTFLPFGFGPRQCIGKRVVDLEVETAVAKIIRNFHVEFNYDASNPYKTFFAMEPQIPFHFKFTDIDQ from the exons ATGACTATAGTCACAGCGTCCCATGGAGCGCGCCAATTGTTCTTGGCTGGCACCAGATCAATGCATGctactgctgccgctgttaaGCTTAAT TTGGCTGATAATGTGGTTGCTCCGCCCGTGCGCCCCTATTCCGAAATCCCACGACCCGGAAAACTTAGTTTTATGCGCAGTTTTATGCCAGGTGGTGAATTCCACGACAAATCGTTCTCCGAATTTACTTCAATGATGCGTAAGCGCTATGGAGATCTCTTTATAATGCCTGGAGCGTTTGGTCGCAAGGACAGTTTGGTCACCTTCAGTACCAAGGATATTGAGATGGTTTTTCGCAATGAAGGCGTTTGGCCACATCGCGAGGGCTTTGATTCACTTGTTTACTTCCGTGAGAAAGTGCGCCCAGATGTGTTTGGCGAGAAAAAGGGATTAATTGCCAC ACAATCAGAGGAATGGAGCAAGTTTCGATCGGCTGTGAATCCGGTTTTCATGCAACCCAGAGGCCTCAAAATGTACTACAAACCATTGTCTAACATTAATAACGAATTCATCGAGCG CATCAAGGAAATTCGTGATCCTAAGACACTGGAAGTCCCTGCGAACTTTGAGGAGGAAATGGGTCGATTGATCTTCGAGTCGTTAGCTCTCATTGCCTTCAATCGTGAAATGGGCATCATCCGGAAACATCGTGATAATCACGATGCTATGACTATATTCAAAACATCCCGAGAAATTTTCAAGTTGGTCTTTAAGCTGGATTTGCAGCCATCGCCCTGGAAGTTTATATCGACGCCAACCTACCGTAAGATGATAAGAACACTCAGCGAAAGTCTTGATGTCACACAGCGAATGCTTGATGACACTTGCGCGGAGCTGGAGAAGCGTCGCAAGGCTGGAGAGCCTGGGAGCAACAGCATGTTGGAGCGATTGATGAATATTGATCCAAAGATTGCTTTGGTCATGGGTCTGGATATTCTCTTTGCCGGTGTGGATGCCACGACTGTGCTCTTGTCTGCAACATTGCTGTGTCTCAGCAAGAATCAGGAAAAACAGCACAAACTCCGTGAGGAACTGCTGCGAGTGATGCCCAGCAAGGAGACATTACTGAACGATGAGACCATGAAGGACATGCCGTATTTGCGGGCCGTAATCAAGGAAGCCCTGCGCTATTACCCTAACGGTTTTGGAACCTTCAGGATTTGTCCGGGAGATGTCACTCTCTCGGGTTATAACATTCCCAAGGGCACACAGATTATGCTCGCCTCCAATGCCCTAATGAAGGATGAAAAGTATTACACTTCACCAAATGATTTCTTGCCCGAGCGCTGGCTACGTGATCCCGAGACAAACAAGAAAGCGCAGGTCAGTCCATTTACGTTCTTGCCATTTGGTTTTGGACCACGACAATGCATTGGAAAGCGGGTCGTTGATCTCGAGGTGGAGACCGCAGTAGCCAAGATTATACGCAACTTCCATGTGGAGTTTAACTATGATGCAAGCAATCCGTACAAAACATTCTTTGCCATGGAACCACAAATCCCATTTCACTTCAAATTCACTGACATTGATCAGTAG
- the LOC132790517 gene encoding LIM homeobox transcription factor 1-beta isoform X2 — MIDEQHPMQIGLFPMDIKCQQQQQQQLQHQQQQQQQQQQHQQHVAGAGHAMCPIAIGHNQLLLNGNERMLTTPTATQTTAATTVTPNGNCQAASKAAAATTTTGGGGGAAAAGEGDKMASASQNVNGSCMNHNSSMATAHQQQQQQQQQAMSMARQGLGPGPPMQMPPGRIALGKCSLNELDGYSTATSTSTSTSTPTTASTTASHTPQAPQMLQQHHSAVAAMGVMGIDVGLAGVGMAGLAVNHCAYCCQPICDRYIMRVADNSFHEGCLKCTACSMHLVHSCYARDGKLYCRIDYERLYLRNRCLGCGHKIAADELVMRSQESIFHLKCFACVVCGALLKKGEQYVVKQGQLFCRFDYEKEVEMLQGYDFYGDEMFPPKLDGRRGPKRPRTILNTQQRRAFKASFEVSPKPCRKVRENLAKDTGLSLRIVQNQRAKVKKIQKKAKQEPPAKGVSDSHSQDSQESQDSTLTTKIKDEAHSDSESQQESPFSSTSEGMSRLRCNVKDEQEQGSLSCMETNKENCNKNNEPILNTILGLSYATFQQLMGPFTQTPMINPIDRLYSMQSSYFRPEELGAYGECGGGGGKDSMEH, encoded by the exons ATGATCGACGAACAGCATCCAATGCAAATTGGTTTGT TTCCAATGGACATCAaatgtcaacagcaacagcagcagcaactacaacatcaacagcagcaacagcaacaacaacagcagcatcagcaacatgTAGCTGGAGCAGGACATGCGATGTGCCCCATTGCAATAGGGCACAATCAACTGCTGTTGAACGGAAATGAGCGCATGttaacaacaccaacagcaacacaaacaacagcagcaacaacagtaacaccAAATGGCAACTGTcaagcagcaagcaaagcagcagcagcaacaacaacaactggaggtggaggaggcgCTGCGGCAGCCGGTGAAGGTGACAAAATGGCGTCAGCGAGCCAGAATGTCAACGGAAGTTGTAtgaaccacaacagcagcatggCCACTgcacaccagcaacaacaacagcagcaacagcaagccATGTCTATGGCCAGACAGGGACTGGGACCTGGACCACCAATGCAAATGCCGCCTGGCCGCATTGCCTTGGGCAAGTGTAGTCTCAACGAGCTGGATGGTTACTCCACAGCCACTTcgacatccacatccacatcgacACCCACAACTGCATCCACAACCGCATCGCACACACCGCAAGCGCCTCAAATGCTGCAACAGCATCACTCGGCTGTGGCAGCAATGGGAGTGATGGGCATCGATGTGGGGTTGGCTGGCGTGGGCATGGCTGGTCTGGCTGTCAACCACTGCGCCTATTGCTGCCAGCCAATTTGTGATCGTTACATAATGCGTGTCGCGGACAACTCCTTCCACGAGGGTTGCCTCAAGTGCACCGCCTGCTCCATGCACCTCGTGCACTCCTGCTATGCACGCGATGGCAAACTCTACTGTCGTATCGACTATGAAAG ACTCTACTTACGCAATCGTTGCCTTGGCTGTGGCCATAAAATCGCCGCCGATGAGCTGGTCATGCGCTCCCAGGAGAGCATCTTCCATCTCAAGTGCTTTGCCTGCGTCGTCTGCGGCGCACTCCTGAAGAAGGGCGAGCAATATGTGGTGAAGCAGGGTCAGCTCTTTTGTCGCTTCGACTACGAGAAGGAGGTGGAAATGTTGCAGGGTTACG atttttatgGCGATGAAATGTTTCCACCGAAACTGGATGGACGACGAGGACCCAAAAGACCGCGAACTATACTCAACACGCAGCAGCGTCGTGCCTTCAAGGCATCCTTTGAAGTGTCGCCGAAACCGTGTCGCAAGGTTCGAGAAAACTTGGCGAAGGATACCGGCTTGAGCTTGAGAATTGTGCAG AATCAACGTGCCAAAGTTAAGAAGATACAAAAGAAGGCGAAGCAGGAACCGCCAGCGAAGGGAGTCAGCGATTCGCACTCACAGGACTCTCAGGAGTCACAGGACAGTACTCTGACAACCAAGATTAAGGACGAGGCGCACAGCGACAGCGAGTCACAGCAAGAATCGCCTTTTTCTTCAACATCCGAAGGAATGTCAAGGCTACGCTGCAACGTCAAGGACGAACAGGAGCAGGGATCACTCAGCTGCATGGAAACCAACAAGG AAAACTGCAATAAGAATAACGAGCCGATACTCAATACGATACTGGGCTTGAGCTATGCAACGTTTCAGCAGCTGATGGGACCTTTCACGCAAACGCCGATGATCAATCCGATCGATCGATTATACAGCATGCAGAGCTCTTACTTTCGACCCGAGGAACTGGGCGCCTATGGCGAATGCGGTGGTGGAGGCGGCAAGGACTCAATGGAGCATTAA
- the LOC132790517 gene encoding LIM homeobox transcription factor 1-beta isoform X1, giving the protein MIDEQHPMQIGLFPMDIKCQQQQQQQLQHQQQQQQQQQQHQQHVAGAGHAMCPIAIGHNQLLLNGNERMLTTPTATQTTAATTVTPNGNCQAASKAAAATTTTGGGGGAAAAGEGDKMASASQNVNGSCMNHNSSMATAHQQQQQQQQQAMSMARQGLGPGPPMQMPPGRIALGKCSLNELDGYSTATSTSTSTSTPTTASTTASHTPQAPQMLQQHHSAVAAMGVMGIDVGLAGVGMAGLAVNHCAYCCQPICDRYIMRVADNSFHEGCLKCTACSMHLVHSCYARDGKLYCRIDYERLYLRNRCLGCGHKIAADELVMRSQESIFHLKCFACVVCGALLKKGEQYVVKQGQLFCRFDYEKEVEMLQGYDFYGDEMFPPKLDGRRGPKRPRTILNTQQRRAFKASFEVSPKPCRKVRENLAKDTGLSLRIVQVWFQNQRAKVKKIQKKAKQEPPAKGVSDSHSQDSQESQDSTLTTKIKDEAHSDSESQQESPFSSTSEGMSRLRCNVKDEQEQGSLSCMETNKENCNKNNEPILNTILGLSYATFQQLMGPFTQTPMINPIDRLYSMQSSYFRPEELGAYGECGGGGGKDSMEH; this is encoded by the exons ATGATCGACGAACAGCATCCAATGCAAATTGGTTTGT TTCCAATGGACATCAaatgtcaacagcaacagcagcagcaactacaacatcaacagcagcaacagcaacaacaacagcagcatcagcaacatgTAGCTGGAGCAGGACATGCGATGTGCCCCATTGCAATAGGGCACAATCAACTGCTGTTGAACGGAAATGAGCGCATGttaacaacaccaacagcaacacaaacaacagcagcaacaacagtaacaccAAATGGCAACTGTcaagcagcaagcaaagcagcagcagcaacaacaacaactggaggtggaggaggcgCTGCGGCAGCCGGTGAAGGTGACAAAATGGCGTCAGCGAGCCAGAATGTCAACGGAAGTTGTAtgaaccacaacagcagcatggCCACTgcacaccagcaacaacaacagcagcaacagcaagccATGTCTATGGCCAGACAGGGACTGGGACCTGGACCACCAATGCAAATGCCGCCTGGCCGCATTGCCTTGGGCAAGTGTAGTCTCAACGAGCTGGATGGTTACTCCACAGCCACTTcgacatccacatccacatcgacACCCACAACTGCATCCACAACCGCATCGCACACACCGCAAGCGCCTCAAATGCTGCAACAGCATCACTCGGCTGTGGCAGCAATGGGAGTGATGGGCATCGATGTGGGGTTGGCTGGCGTGGGCATGGCTGGTCTGGCTGTCAACCACTGCGCCTATTGCTGCCAGCCAATTTGTGATCGTTACATAATGCGTGTCGCGGACAACTCCTTCCACGAGGGTTGCCTCAAGTGCACCGCCTGCTCCATGCACCTCGTGCACTCCTGCTATGCACGCGATGGCAAACTCTACTGTCGTATCGACTATGAAAG ACTCTACTTACGCAATCGTTGCCTTGGCTGTGGCCATAAAATCGCCGCCGATGAGCTGGTCATGCGCTCCCAGGAGAGCATCTTCCATCTCAAGTGCTTTGCCTGCGTCGTCTGCGGCGCACTCCTGAAGAAGGGCGAGCAATATGTGGTGAAGCAGGGTCAGCTCTTTTGTCGCTTCGACTACGAGAAGGAGGTGGAAATGTTGCAGGGTTACG atttttatgGCGATGAAATGTTTCCACCGAAACTGGATGGACGACGAGGACCCAAAAGACCGCGAACTATACTCAACACGCAGCAGCGTCGTGCCTTCAAGGCATCCTTTGAAGTGTCGCCGAAACCGTGTCGCAAGGTTCGAGAAAACTTGGCGAAGGATACCGGCTTGAGCTTGAGAATTGTGCAG gTGTGGTTCCAGAATCAACGTGCCAAAGTTAAGAAGATACAAAAGAAGGCGAAGCAGGAACCGCCAGCGAAGGGAGTCAGCGATTCGCACTCACAGGACTCTCAGGAGTCACAGGACAGTACTCTGACAACCAAGATTAAGGACGAGGCGCACAGCGACAGCGAGTCACAGCAAGAATCGCCTTTTTCTTCAACATCCGAAGGAATGTCAAGGCTACGCTGCAACGTCAAGGACGAACAGGAGCAGGGATCACTCAGCTGCATGGAAACCAACAAGG AAAACTGCAATAAGAATAACGAGCCGATACTCAATACGATACTGGGCTTGAGCTATGCAACGTTTCAGCAGCTGATGGGACCTTTCACGCAAACGCCGATGATCAATCCGATCGATCGATTATACAGCATGCAGAGCTCTTACTTTCGACCCGAGGAACTGGGCGCCTATGGCGAATGCGGTGGTGGAGGCGGCAAGGACTCAATGGAGCATTAA